TCCCGGACCGCGAAGTCGCCGACTACCTGCCGTCCGGCCCGGGCCGCGACGCCCTCGTGCAACTGATGGAGGCCAGCAAGCCGATCCTGGCGGCCCACCCGGTCAACCAGGCGCGGATCGCCCGCGGCGACAAGCCGGCCACGCAGATCTGGCTGTGGGGCCACGGCAAGGCGCCGCGGGTTGAATCATTTAGCGAAGTGTACGGCCCGTCCGGGGCGATCATTTCGGCCGTCGACCTCGTCCGCGGCGTCGGTGTACTCATCGGCTGGCACCGGATCGACGTGCCCGGGACGACCGGCTACCTCGACACCGACTATGCGGCCAAGGGCAAGTACGCGATCGAGGCCCTCGGCGCCTTCGACCTCGTCTGCGTCCACGTCGAGGCGCCGGACGAGGCGTCGCACGAGGGCCGGGCGGACGAGAAGGTGAAGGCGCTGGAGCGGATCGACGAACACATCGTCGGCCCCCTGCTGGACGCGCTGCCGCGGTACGATTCCTGGCGCATCCTGGTCGAGCCCGACCACCGGACGACGCTCAAGACCCGCGCTCACGCTTACGGTGCGGTCGCGTTCGCGGCCGCCGGCGCCGGCATCGCGCCCGCCGGCCAGACCAGCTACGACGAGCCGACCGCCGACGCGAGCCCGCTGTCGTTCGACCCCGGCTGGGGGCTGATGAAGTGGTTCCTGGGCAAATAGCGGATGTGTCGAGCCGAGGGATTTTGGGGCGGCCCGGGCAGTGGTTCGGATGTGGGGTGGGACCGCCCACCACCCGTTCCCGAGACCGAAACACCCCATGCCCGATCGGTCACCCGGTCGCCCTCACACCGGCACGAGGTACGTGCCCATGATCCGGTCCTGCGGCGGGCGGGCGGGCTCGCGGAGGGCGATCGCCACGTAGAGCGGGACCATCAGCACGGCGGCCAGCCACAGCACCGTCCGCGCCAGGACCAGCTCCGGGGCGGCCGCCTGGGCCCACAGGCACGCCAGCAAGACGGCGGTCAGCGGCAGCCAGACGAGTAACTCGCGGGCGGCACAGCGGACCCGGCCGGCCGGCCGGCCGTCGGCCCGGACGATGGTGATCCCGGCCACCGCCATGGCCAGCCCGCCCCGGAAGACCAGCGCGAACCCGGCCCACACCAGCGGCCACACGACCACCCCCACCACGAACACCCCGAACATCGGCCACCGGGCTGCCGCGAACGTCGCCCCCTTGCCCGCCCGGGCCGTCGTCACGGCGAAATCCACGTTCCGCAGGCTGATCTCGTCCGCGTCCGTGACGTCGTCCGCACTCTCCTGCTGGAACCGGGTGAGTACGGTCCGCTCCGGCCGGTTTAAGTGCTGTCGGATTTCGTCCAGTTCGACCTGCTGGACGGCAACCGCCTGCCGCAGTTTGCGCCGGGTCGCGGCCCGGTCCGTCGGCCGCAGGGCGGACTCGATCCGCTCCCGCTCGGCGGCGTTCAGCGCGTGCCGCCGGGCCCGCTCCAAAAGGGTCTCGCAGCCGGCGTCGGACTCGATGATCCTGGCCGTGTCCGCGAACGACTGGGCCCGGAGGACGGCGGTCAGCGCGGACGTGAGGTTGAACACGCCGCCCAGGACGAACATCACGACCAGCCCGAGCGCGAGCATCGGCCCCTGGACGCCGATGTGCGCGGCCCGGACGCCGGCCGAAACGTGCGGCGGGAAGGCGTGGTTGTCCGCGAGGGCGCCGCGGAGGGCGTCCAGGGCGCCGGGCTCGCCGCCGCCGAACAAGCGGTCGGTGATCCGGGAGGCGTGCGCCGGCAGCGGCGCCCGGACCCGCCCGCCGGCCGCCCGCGGGGTGCCCTCCAGCGCCAGCGTGGCCACCCGGCGGACCAGGTCGGACGGGTCGCCGGTTCCGGGCTCGGGCAGCGCCCCGGGCACCCGCGCGGCCCCGACCGGGAGCGGGAAGTCGAGGATCTGGACCCGCCCGCCGGGCTCGACCCACACCTGCTCGACGGCCGGCCGGTAGACGCCCGACCCGTCCCCGGCCGCGTCCGCCAGCTCGTTGACGAGTTGTTCTAAGATCAGGCGGGCGTCGGCCCACGAGAGCGGGCCGCGGGGGTCGATCACGTCCGCCAGGGGGGCGCCGGCCGGGGCCACGTACCCGACCCACGCCCGCTCGGTCCCGTTCCACGCGACCGTCCCGTGCCCGACCGCCCGCAGGCGGGTCGGCCGGGTGACCGGGGCGTCCCAGTTGACCGGGTCGTCGCGGCCCGGCGGGAAGACGCGGACGAGGACCCGCCGGCCGAGCGCCTTGTCCACCCCCGCCCACACCTCCCCGCCGTCCGGGAGGGCGCAGATTTTCCCCTTCACGCCGAACCCGCCGACGACCTCGGGCAGCTTGACCGGCGACGGCTGGACCCGGTCGAGCGGGTTCGGGAACCGGCTGGCGAGGCGGACCCGGTGGGCCGGCCGCGGCCGCTGGACCACCCGGCACCCGCTCGCGAAGTCGTGGACCCCGCGCCACCCCTGGGCCGTCCGCCGGAACTGGAGCAGGAGGGCCGCCACGGCGACGGCGGCGCCCAGCAGCGCGAGGACCCACCCGGCCGGCCCGCGCGGCCAGACTTCCACGAGCCATTCCGGGCCGACCATGAGCGCGTTCGTCAGCAGAGCGAACACGCCGGCCCGGACCGCGCCGGCGCGGAGGCCCGGCGGCCCGGTCCGGCCGACCCGGACCACCCGCAGGCGGGCGAGCCGCTTGCCGACCGTACACCCGAACAGCCCGTCCGCGACCGCGAAGTAGACGAAGTACACGAGTTCGGCCGGCCAGTTCCACTCGGTCGGGCTGGCGAGCCCGAAGGTCGTCCCGACCAGGAACCGGACCACCACCTCGGCCGGGAGAATGACCACCTGGATCAGCACGAGGTCGATCAGGAACGCGAGGACCATGTCCCGCGGGCGGGCCGGCGCCTGCCGCTCGGGCTGGAGGCCGATCAGTTCTTCCCGCAGTTCTTCCAGCGACTCCCACCGGCGGGCGCGGTCCCGGTCGAGCCCCTTCAAGACGACGCGCTCGAGTTCGGGGGAGACGTCCGGGCGGGCGGCGCGAAACGGCGGGGGCGGCTCGGACACGGCCCGAGCCAGGGCCGCCGTCAGGCTCTCGTGCTGGAACGGGGCCCGGCCGGCGAGCAGGTGGTAGAGCGTCGCGCACACCGAGTAGACGTCCGACTCGTACCCGACCGGCTCCCCGCGAATCTGTTCCGGGGACGCGTACAGGATCGTCCCGAGGAAGTGCCCGGACTGGGTCAGGTGCTGGTCCGCCTGGTCCGGGTCGAGGGACTTCGACAGGCCGAAGTCGCCGACCTTGACGCGGTCGTCGTCGGTGAGGAAGCAATTTGACGGCTTGACATCCCGGTGGATGACGCCGCACCGGTGGGCCTCGGCGAGCCCGTCGATGACGTCCAGGATTCGGGCGACGGCTTCCCCGGGCGGGAGCGGGCCGCGGTCGTCGACGAGGTCCTTGAGCGTCCGCCCGGGCATCAGCTCCATGACGATGTACGGCCGGCCGGCGTCCGCGTCGGCCCGCAGGACGAACACGCACCGCGGGTGCGTGATCTGGCTGGCGACCCGGCCCTCCTGGCGGAACCGCTCGACCGACGTCGGGTTGGCCGAGAGCCGGCTCGACAGCAGCTTGATGGCCACCCGCTGGCCGGTGGTCTCGTTCTCGGCCTCGTAGACCGCGCCCATCCCGCCGGACCCGAGTACCCGGCCGAGGCGGTACCCGCCGATCACCGACCCGACCGCCGCGACCTGCCCGTCGGCCGCCCGCGGCGGGGGAGCCTGTTCGACCTGGACGGACACGTCGTAAATCGGCTCCGGGGCGTCGATCGTCTCGGCCTGGTCGGGCATGACCGGCGGCAGGGCCGGGCAGTCGGCGGTCGCCCGCAGTTTCTGTCCGCAGTACATGCAGAACACCGGCGGTTCGACCGGGTCGACCGAGTCGGACAGTTTCCGGAGGCAGCGTGGACAAGTCAGGGCCATGCGCGGGCTCGGGTGGAGTCCGGGACGACGGTCGGGTTCGTGACGCGGGGGTCGGCCGGGTCAGCGCCGACCCGTCGGAAGAGAAATTATCGGCACCGGCCCGGAAAACACAAGCCGCGCAGCCGGGTTGGGTTGCGAATCTTGTCGCGCCGGAACGAGTTGCGTCTCAAGTATAAGGCTCGGGCCGCGTTCGGCCAGTGGCCCGCGGGGCGTAAGCCCGCCACCTCTCGGCCGTTTCTTTCCCCCGATAGCCGCACCGCCGCGGCCGATCTTTGGTAACTTCTCAATAACTTCCTGCGACGGTCGCCGAGCAGGGGGTGCTTGCGTTTAGAAATTCCGGGTCCGTGGCGCAGCTGATCGAAGGGGGGTTTCTTATGTTGGCCGCATGAACCTTTCCGCGAGTACTGACGGCAACGACTCCGGCCGGGAGGTGGCAACACCCGCGGCGGCGTCATGGCCAGAAGTCATCGCGGGCATCCGCGACGACGACAGAACCCCTCTCGTGCTTCTCTTGCTGAAGGTGATCGAAGAGTACTCCCAACGCATTGCGGATCTCGAAACCGAACTTACGCAACTCACGGGAGAGATCACACAACTCAAGGGAGGTCCGAAGAAACCCGCGTCCAACAGCAAGCCCAGCAAGTTAAGCAAGCCCTTCACTCCTCCATTGCCCGATGGCAAGAGGCCCGGTTCGCAGAAGCGTTCGAAGACCCACGATCTGCCGATTCACGCCGAGGTTCCGGTCACGCCGAAACCGTTGCCGCCCGACGCGAAGTTGTTGCGTCGCGATGCGTTCGTCGTGCAGGATCTGGTGATCAAAACACACAACACGCGGTATTGGTTGGAAACCTGGCAGGCGCCGACGGGGGAGTGGATTCGTGGCGAACTGCCGGCGGGAATTCGCGGGCATTTCGGTCCCGGATTGCTTGGTTTCGTGTTGCAACAGCATTACGCGGCCCACGTTCCCCAGAGTCGCCTTCTCGAAGAATTGCGGGATTACGGCGTCGACATTTCCGCGGGCCAAGTCAACAACATGTTGACCGAGAATCACGCGGCGTTTCACGCAGAGAAGGACGCCTTGTTGCCGACGGCCTTGCAGGTTTTCACCTGCCTGAACGTGGACGATTCGGGGGCTCCCCACCAGGGACGTTACGGTTCGTGTCTGTGCATTTGCAATGAATTCTTCACGTCCTTCCACAGCAGCGACACGAAAGAGCGGAGCAAATTCCTGGATGTGCTGCGTTGCGGTCGGATCGATTATGTGCTGAACGAGCATGCCTGGGCCTACCTGACGCGACAGGGGTTGCCTGCCAAAATCTGGCCGTTGTTGCAAGCCGAGGTGTCGACCGGCGACGTGGGGGAGCGTCCGTTCGTGACACGGACGTTCGCGGATGTGTCGGCCTGGAATCAGCATTTGGATGGCCTGGGAATCGACAACGCGAAGCATCGTCAAACGATGACGGAGGCGGCGTTGCTGGGCAGCGCGATTGCTCACGGCCTATCGCCGAACTTGGGCCTCGTCAGCGATGGCTCGGCGATTTATGCCCTGTTCGTTCATGGCTTGTGCTGGATTCACCAGGAACGCAATCTGGCCAAGTTGACGCCGTGTGGCCGT
The Fimbriiglobus ruber genome window above contains:
- a CDS encoding cofactor-independent phosphoglycerate mutase, which encodes MNTKYVIVIPDGCADEPVDALGGLTPLQAARLPNMDRVARAGVVGRANNVPPTLTPASDVATLSLFGYDPLQVYTGRAPLETAAMGIHLGPNDWAIRCNLVYVPDGRMRDFTAGHICSADGRELILALQKELGGRELVGGTLEFHPGVQYRNILVWRGHGGPAPFEGTKAQPPHDIPDREVADYLPSGPGRDALVQLMEASKPILAAHPVNQARIARGDKPATQIWLWGHGKAPRVESFSEVYGPSGAIISAVDLVRGVGVLIGWHRIDVPGTTGYLDTDYAAKGKYAIEALGAFDLVCVHVEAPDEASHEGRADEKVKALERIDEHIVGPLLDALPRYDSWRILVEPDHRTTLKTRAHAYGAVAFAAAGAGIAPAGQTSYDEPTADASPLSFDPGWGLMKWFLGK
- a CDS encoding protein kinase domain-containing protein — translated: MALTCPRCLRKLSDSVDPVEPPVFCMYCGQKLRATADCPALPPVMPDQAETIDAPEPIYDVSVQVEQAPPPRAADGQVAAVGSVIGGYRLGRVLGSGGMGAVYEAENETTGQRVAIKLLSSRLSANPTSVERFRQEGRVASQITHPRCVFVLRADADAGRPYIVMELMPGRTLKDLVDDRGPLPPGEAVARILDVIDGLAEAHRCGVIHRDVKPSNCFLTDDDRVKVGDFGLSKSLDPDQADQHLTQSGHFLGTILYASPEQIRGEPVGYESDVYSVCATLYHLLAGRAPFQHESLTAALARAVSEPPPPFRAARPDVSPELERVVLKGLDRDRARRWESLEELREELIGLQPERQAPARPRDMVLAFLIDLVLIQVVILPAEVVVRFLVGTTFGLASPTEWNWPAELVYFVYFAVADGLFGCTVGKRLARLRVVRVGRTGPPGLRAGAVRAGVFALLTNALMVGPEWLVEVWPRGPAGWVLALLGAAVAVAALLLQFRRTAQGWRGVHDFASGCRVVQRPRPAHRVRLASRFPNPLDRVQPSPVKLPEVVGGFGVKGKICALPDGGEVWAGVDKALGRRVLVRVFPPGRDDPVNWDAPVTRPTRLRAVGHGTVAWNGTERAWVGYVAPAGAPLADVIDPRGPLSWADARLILEQLVNELADAAGDGSGVYRPAVEQVWVEPGGRVQILDFPLPVGAARVPGALPEPGTGDPSDLVRRVATLALEGTPRAAGGRVRAPLPAHASRITDRLFGGGEPGALDALRGALADNHAFPPHVSAGVRAAHIGVQGPMLALGLVVMFVLGGVFNLTSALTAVLRAQSFADTARIIESDAGCETLLERARRHALNAAERERIESALRPTDRAATRRKLRQAVAVQQVELDEIRQHLNRPERTVLTRFQQESADDVTDADEISLRNVDFAVTTARAGKGATFAAARWPMFGVFVVGVVVWPLVWAGFALVFRGGLAMAVAGITIVRADGRPAGRVRCAARELLVWLPLTAVLLACLWAQAAAPELVLARTVLWLAAVLMVPLYVAIALREPARPPQDRIMGTYLVPV
- a CDS encoding IS66 family transposase is translated as MNLSASTDGNDSGREVATPAAASWPEVIAGIRDDDRTPLVLLLLKVIEEYSQRIADLETELTQLTGEITQLKGGPKKPASNSKPSKLSKPFTPPLPDGKRPGSQKRSKTHDLPIHAEVPVTPKPLPPDAKLLRRDAFVVQDLVIKTHNTRYWLETWQAPTGEWIRGELPAGIRGHFGPGLLGFVLQQHYAAHVPQSRLLEELRDYGVDISAGQVNNMLTENHAAFHAEKDALLPTALQVFTCLNVDDSGAPHQGRYGSCLCICNEFFTSFHSSDTKERSKFLDVLRCGRIDYVLNEHAWAYLTRQGLPAKIWPLLQAEVSTGDVGERPFVTRTFADVSAWNQHLDGLGIDNAKHRQTMTEAALLGSAIAHGLSPNLGLVSDGSAIYALFVHGLCWIHQERNLAKLTPCGREQCQAMEEVLTAVWQLYADLKAYRLAPTPSQAELLRARFDAIVGRTTIWPELNAALQRMAGKKADLLRVLDRPDLPLHTNTAERDFRDWATKRKISAGTRGELGKRCRDTFLSLKSTCKKLGVRFTSYLQDRILKAGELLPLSELVRQRAAGSATI